From uncultured Desulfobacter sp., the proteins below share one genomic window:
- a CDS encoding FecR domain-containing protein — MTDRLPDHILNQAIAWAVKLESGQADHRDREACRAWRMEDDRHETAWQAIGVIDREFEQIPQNLAGLAHSTLEKAPEQLSRLKARRRVVKTIILGGLCIGLGYGIRQLPFLRPKRQIRQPHVTLKGQRRTICLPDDSRIFLNTASQIYILFSRDVREIQLTSGEIFVETGMDSEGLGSKRPFWVASPDARFEAVGTRFNLRRSKTGTQVYVAQGQVNIHPLKKSEKTVQVLAGQTFMVDAGPDQGPRAEHQPVLEPGAWVKGTLVVKNMSLARFAIELSRYHNGTIRCEPDAANFAISGVFQLKKENDPVRILSVLSQTLNVTVEKEGKTGYRIRKKTIEGFNSLIRSMGK; from the coding sequence GTGACTGACAGACTGCCCGACCATATCCTGAACCAAGCGATTGCCTGGGCGGTGAAGCTGGAATCGGGACAGGCGGACCACAGGGACCGGGAGGCCTGCAGGGCATGGCGTATGGAAGACGATCGCCATGAAACCGCATGGCAGGCCATAGGCGTCATTGACCGGGAATTTGAACAGATTCCCCAAAACTTGGCTGGCCTGGCCCACAGCACCCTGGAAAAGGCCCCGGAACAGTTGAGCCGCCTCAAGGCCAGGCGCCGGGTGGTAAAAACTATTATCCTGGGGGGCCTTTGTATTGGACTGGGCTATGGTATCCGGCAGTTGCCTTTCCTTCGGCCAAAGCGTCAAATCCGTCAACCCCATGTCACACTTAAAGGGCAGCGTCGGACCATCTGTCTGCCTGACGACAGCCGCATCTTTTTAAACACCGCCTCCCAAATATACATTCTTTTTTCCAGGGATGTACGGGAAATCCAGCTCACCTCAGGGGAAATCTTTGTGGAAACCGGAATGGATTCAGAAGGGCTTGGCAGCAAAAGACCCTTTTGGGTAGCCTCGCCCGATGCCAGATTTGAGGCAGTGGGCACCCGGTTCAACCTTCGACGCTCCAAAACGGGGACCCAGGTTTACGTTGCCCAGGGCCAGGTCAATATCCATCCCCTGAAAAAGTCTGAAAAAACCGTCCAGGTATTGGCCGGGCAGACCTTCATGGTCGATGCCGGCCCGGACCAAGGCCCCAGGGCAGAGCACCAACCGGTACTTGAACCGGGGGCATGGGTCAAAGGAACTCTGGTGGTGAAAAATATGTCTCTGGCCAGGTTTGCCATAGAGTTATCCCGATACCACAACGGCACTATACGCTGCGAGCCGGATGCCGCAAATTTTGCCATTTCAGGGGTCTTTCAGCTCAAAAAAGAAAATGACCCGGTGCGAATTCTCTCGGTCCTGTCCCAGACCCTGAATGTGACAGTGGAAAAGGAAGGCAAGACCGGATACCGAATCAGAAAAAAAACAATTGAGGGTTTTAACAGCCTCATCCGGTCCATGGGTAAATAG
- a CDS encoding sigma-70 family RNA polymerase sigma factor produces the protein MNHDPILRVEALYLSHNNWLINWLYRRLGCRYDAADLAQDTFLRLLAKPGKLKNMRTPRKWLSVIARGMMIDLFRRRAVEAAYCERLAAMESPVEISPETRVLFLETLNRIDRALEGLSPKIRTAFLLSRLEGLTYVQIAERLQVSTSSVEKYMATAMRHCLRVSRD, from the coding sequence GTGAACCATGATCCGATCCTCCGTGTTGAAGCCCTCTACCTCTCCCATAACAACTGGTTGATTAACTGGTTGTACCGGCGGTTGGGTTGCCGGTATGATGCTGCGGATCTGGCCCAGGATACTTTTTTAAGGCTGCTGGCCAAGCCGGGTAAGCTCAAGAATATGCGGACCCCCAGAAAATGGCTCTCCGTCATCGCCCGGGGGATGATGATTGATCTGTTCCGGCGCAGGGCGGTGGAGGCGGCCTATTGTGAACGGCTGGCAGCCATGGAAAGCCCCGTGGAGATTTCCCCTGAAACCCGTGTCTTGTTTCTGGAAACCCTGAATCGTATAGACAGGGCTCTGGAAGGGTTGAGCCCAAAGATTCGGACTGCGTTCCTGCTCTCCCGGCTTGAGGGACTGACTTATGTCCAGATTGCCGAACGACTTCAGGTCAGCACAAGTTCTGTAGAAAAATACATGGCAACCGCCATGCGCCACTGCCTCAGGGTGTCCCGTGACTGA